A single region of the Garra rufa chromosome 6, GarRuf1.0, whole genome shotgun sequence genome encodes:
- the LOC141336369 gene encoding sodium/potassium-transporting ATPase subunit alpha-1-like — MGLGSGNDKYELTATSEKKTKKPKKGKRKKKDVDELKKEVELDDHKLTLDELSDKYGTDLNKGLTSFRAKEILERDGPNSLTPPPTTPEWVKFCTQLFGGFQTLLWFGAFLCFTAYGIQAASAEEPANDNLYLGLVLAFVVIVNGWFSYYQESKSSKIMESFRNLVPQQALVIRDGEKKIINAQEVVVGDLVEVKGGDRMPADVRIISAQGCKVDNSSLTGESEPQTRAPDFSHENPLESRNIAFFSTNCVEGNARGIVINTGDQTVMGRIASLASSLDGGKTPIAKEIEHFIHIISGVAVFLGMAFLILSLILGYGWLEAVVFLIGIIVANVPEGLPATVTVCLTLTAKRMAKKNCLVKNLEAVETLGSTSTICSDKTGTLTQNRMTVAHMWFDNQIHEADTTENQSGNAFERSSSTWSALARVAGLCNRAVFRAEQSHLPILSRETAGDASESALLKCIELCCGSVTEMREKYTKICEIPFNSTNKYQLSVHKNPNPSESNHLLVMKGAPERILDRCSNILIQGKEQPLDDEMKNSFLNAYEELGGLGERVLGFCHFSLPDDQFPEGYAFDSEDVNFPTENLCFVGLMSMIDPPRAAVPDAVGKCRSAGIKVIMVTGDHPITAKAIAKGVGIISEGNETVDDIAARLNIPVEEVNPRDAKACVVHGGELKNMNDSDLDEILKHHTEIVFARTSPQQKLIIVEGCQRQGAIVAVTGDGVNDSPALKKADIGVAMGIAGSDVSKQAADMILLDDNFASIVTGVEEGRLIFDNLKKSIAYTLTSKIPEMSPFLMFVLVGIPLPLGTVTILCIDLGTDLIPAISLAYENAESDIMKRQPRNAQTDRLVNQRLISMAYGQIGMIQAAAGFFTYIVVMGENGFWPSYLPGLRVGWEDRTISDLEDSYGQQWTFEARKVIESTCHTAFFISVVVVQWGDLIIVKTRRNSIIQQGMKNKVLIFAFFEEAALAAFLSYCPGMDVAVRMYPLRPLWWFTAVPYSLIIFIYDEVRKYLLRQNPGGWVERETYY; from the exons ATGGGGCTTGGC TCAGGGAATGATAAGTACGAGTTGACGgcaacttctgagaaaaaaaccaaaaagccaaaaAAGGGTAAAAGAAAGAAGAAGGATGTGGATGAACTGAAGAAAGAAGTGGAGCTG GATGACCACAAGCTGACATTGGATGAACTTTCTGACAAATACGGCACTGACTTGAACAAG GGATTGACTTCATTCCGTGCAAAGGAGATCTTAGAGCGTGATGGGCCAAATTCCCTGACCCCACCTCCTACTACTCCAGAATGGGTCAAGTTCTGCACGCAGCTCTTTGGTGGATTCCAGACCCTGCTGTGGTTTGGTGCATTTCTTTGCTTCACTGCATATGGAATCCAGGCAGCCTCTGCGGAAGAACCGGCAAATGACAAT CTCTATCTGGGACTTGTGCTTGCTTTTGTTGTCATCGTCAATGGATGGTTCTCATACTATCAAGAATCCAAGAGCTCTAAGATCATGGAATCTTTTAGGAACCTTGTTCCTCAG CAAGCATTAGTTATACGTGATGGAGAGAAAAAGATCATCAATGCTCAGGAGGTAGTTGTAGGTGATCTTGTGGAGGTCAAAGGTGGAGACAGAATGCCAGCTGATGTTCGTATCATCTCTGCACAGGGATGCAAG GTGGACAACTCTTCCCTCACCGGTGAATCTGAGCCCCAGACTCGTGCTCCTGACTTCTCCCATGAGAACCCCCTGGAGTCGAGAAACATTGCATTTTTCTCTACAAACTGTGTCGAAG GTAATGCCAGAGGGATTGTCATCAACACCGGTGACCAAACTGTCATGGGTCGCATTGCATCACTCGCCTCCAGTCTGGATGGTGGAAAAACACCAATTGCTAAAGAGATTGAGCACTTTATTCACATCATCTCTGGTGTAGCCGTCTTCCTGGGTATGGCCTTCTTAATCCTGTCCCTGATACTTGGATATGGATGGTTGGAAGCTGTTGTTTTCCTGATTGGTATCATTGTCGCTAATGTACCTGAAGGTCTCCCTGCTACTGTAACT GTGTGTCTAACTTTGACCGCCAAACGTATGGCAAAGAAGAACTGCCTGGTGAAGAATCTTGAAGCCGTGGAGACTCTTGGTTCGACCTCCACCATCTGCTCTGACAAGACGGGAACTTTGACCCAGAACCGTATGACTGTCGCTCACATGTGGTTTGACAACCAGATTCATGAAGCAGACACCACAGAGAACCAGAGTGGAAACGCCTTTGAGAGGAGCTCGTCTACTTGGTCTGCTCTCGCACGTGTCGCTGGCTTGTGCAACCGTGCGGTTTTCCGTGCCGAACAGAGCCATCTCCCAATCCTGAGC CGAGAGACAGCTGGCGATGCCTCAGAGTCTGCCCTGTTGAAGTGTATTGAGCTGTGCTGTGGTTCAGTCACTGAAATGAGAGAGAAGTACACCAAGATTTGTGAGATCCCTTTCAACTCCACCAACAAGTATCAG CTCTCAGTCCACAAGAATCCCAATCCCTCAGAGTCTAACCACTTGCTGGTGATGAAGGGAGCCCCTGAGAGAATCTTGGATCGATGCTCTAATATTTTGATTCAAGGAAAAGAGCAGCCACTGGATGACGAAATGAAAAATTCATTCCTAAATGCTTACGAAGAACTCGGGGGTCTTGGAGAAAGAGTATTGG GCTTCTGCCACTTTTCCCTCCCTGATGACCAGTTTCCTGAGGGTTATGCATTTGATTCTGAAGATGTGAACTTCCCAACTGAGAACCTGTGTTTTGTTGGCCTCATGTCCATGATCGATCCTCCTCGTGCAGCTGTACCAGATGCTGTGGGCAAGTGCCGGAGTGCTGGAATCAAG GTTATCATGGTTACTGGAGACCATCCAATTACAGCAAAGGCTATTGCAAAGGGTGTCGGCATCATCTCTGAAGGCAATGAGACTGTGGATGATATTGCTGCACGTTTGAACATCCCTGTTGAAGAGGTCAATCCAAG AGATGCTAAGGCCTGTGTGGTCCATGGTGGAGAACTGAAGAACATGAACGATAGTGACCTGGATGAGATTCTAAAACACCACACAGAAATTGTGTTCGCCAGAACTTCTCCACAGCAAAAGCTGATCATCGTGGAAGGGTGTCAACGACAG GGTGCCATTGTAGCCGTAACCGGTGATGGCGTCAATGATTCTCCTGCTCTGAAGAAGGCTGACATTGGTGTGGCTATGGGTATCGCTGGATCTGACGTATCCAAACAGGCTGCAGACATGATCCTTCTGGATGACAACTTTGCCTCAATCGTCACTGGAGTAGAAGAAG GCCGTCTGATCTTTGACAACTTGAAGAAGTCCATTGCCTACACGCTGACCAGTAAGATCCCTGAGATGTCACCCTTCCTCATGTTCGTCCTTGTTGGTATTCCTCTACCTTTGGGCACTGTCACCATTCTCTGCATTGACCTGGGCACTGACCTG ATTCCTGCTATCTCACTGGCCTATGAAAATGCAGAAAGCGACATCATGAAGAGACAACCCAGAAATGCGCAAACAGACAGGCTGGTGAATCAGAGGCTCATCAGTATGGCATATGGTCAAATCG GTATGATCCAAGCAGCTGCAGGGTTCTTTACCTACATCGTGGTTATGGGTGAGAATGGATTCTGGCCCAGTTATCTGCCAGGACTTCGAGTTGGTTGGGAAGACAGAACTATCAGTGACTTGGAAGATAGCTATGGTCAACAATGG ACCTTCGAGGCCAGAAAGGTTATAGAGTCCACATGCCACACAGCATTTTTCATCAGTGTTGTGGTTGTGCAGTGGGGTGACTTGATCATTGTAAAGACCAGACGAAATTCCATCATACAGCAGGGAATGAA AAACAAAGTCCTTATCTTTGCCTTTTTTGAGGAAGCTGCACTTGCAGCTTTTCTGTCCTACTGCCCAGGCATGGACGTTGCCGTCCGAATGTATCCTCTAAG ACCGCTGTGGTGGTTCACTGCCGTTCCATACTCACTTATCATCTTCATCTATGATGAAGTCAGAAAATACCTCCTACGGCAGAATCCGGGAg gctggGTGGAAAGAGAAACATACTATTAA
- the LOC141336330 gene encoding sodium/potassium-transporting ATPase subunit alpha-1-like isoform X2, giving the protein MTIYLIFLQLYLGLVLAFVVTINGCFSYYQEAKSSKIMDSFKNLVPQVDNSSLTGESEPQTRTPDLSSENPLETRNIAFFSTNCVDGTARGIVINTGDRTVMGRIATLASNLEGGKTPIAKEIEHFIHIITGVAVFLGVTFFILSLILGYSWLEAVIFLIGIIVANVPEGLLATVTVCLTLTAKRMAKKNCLVKNLEAVETLGSTSTICSDKTGTLTQNRMTVAHMWFDNHIHIADTTENQSGTSFDRSSATWSALARVAGLCNRAVFLSDQNHLPVLMRDTAGDASESALLKCIELCCGSVTEIREKYPKISEIPFNSTNKYQLSIHKNPNPSESKHLLVMKGAPERILDRCSTILIQGKEQPMDDEIKDAFQNAYVELGGLGERVLGFCHFSLPDDQFPEGFQFDTDEVNFPTESLCFVGLMSMIDPPRAAVPDAVAKCRSAGIKVIMVTGDHPITAKAIAKGVGIISEGNETVDDIAARLRIPVGEVNPRDAKACVVHGGELKTMTSEQLDEVLKNHTEIVFARTSPQQKLIIVEGCQRQGAIVAVTGDGVNDSPALKKADIGVAMGIAGSDVSKQAADMILLDDNFASIVTGVEEGRLIFDNLKKSIAYTLTSNIPEISPFLMFIIANIPLPLGTVTILCIDLGTDMVPAISLAYETAESDIMKRQPRNAETDRLVNERLISMSYGQIGMMQAVGGFFTYFVILAENGFLPWDLIGIRIGWEDKYLNDLEDSYGQQWTHESRKIVEYTCHTAFFSSIVVVQWTDVLICKTRRLSIFQQGMKNRILIFGLFEETALAAFLSYCPGIDVAVKMYPLKPLWWFCAFPYSLLIFIYDEVRKYLLRQNPGGWVEKETYY; this is encoded by the exons ATGACCATTTATCTTATTTTCTTGCAGCTGTATCTAGGACTTGTGCTTGCTTTTGTTGTCACAATCAATGGATGCTTTTCATACTATCAAGAGGCCAAGAGCTCAAAGATTATGGATTCATTCAAGAACCTCGTTCCTCag GTGGACAACTCTTCCCTCACTGGTGAATCTGAGCCCCAAACTCGTACTCCTGACCTCTCCAGTGAAAACCCCTTGGAGACAAGAAACATTGCATTTTTTTCTACCAATTGTGTTGACG GTACAGCCAGAGGGATCGTCATCAACACCGGTGACCGCACTGTCATGGGTCGTATTGCCACTCTCGCCTCCAACCTGGAAGGTGGAAAAACGCCAATTGCTAAAGAGATCGAGCACTTTATCCACATCATCACTGGTGTAGCCGTATTCTTGGGTGTCACCTTCTTCATTCTTTCCCTGATTCTTGGCTACTCTTGGTTGGAAGCTGTCATCTTCCTGATTGGAATCATTGTCGCTAATGTACCTGAAGGTCTCCTTGCCACCGTTACT GTGTGTCTGACACTGACTGCCAAACGCATGGCAAAGAAAAACTGCTTGGTGAAGAATCTTGAAGCTGTGGAGACTCTTGGATCAACCTCCACTATCTGCTCTGACAAGACTGGAACTTTGACCCAGAACCGAATGACTGTCGCTCACATGTGGTTTGACAATCATATTCATATAGCAGACACCACAGAGAACCAGAGTGGAACCTCATTTGACAGGAGCTCGGCTACTTGGTCTGCTCTCGCACGTGTTGCTGGCCTTTGCAATCGGGCCGTCTTCCTGTCGGATCAGAACCATCTTCCGGTCCTTATG CGAGACACAGCTGGCGATGCCTCAGAGTCTGCCCTGTTGAAGTGTATTGAGCTGTGCTGTGgttcagtcactgaaataagagAGAAGTACCCAAAGATTTCTGAGATCCCTTTCAACTCCACCAACAAGTATCAG CTCTCAATCCACAAGAATCCCAATCCCTCGGAGTCTAAGCACCTGCTGGTGATGAAGGGAGCCCCTGAGAGAATCTTGGATCGATGCTCTACTATTTTGATTCAAGGAAAAGAGCAGCCTATGGACGATGAAATAAAAGATGCTTTTCAAAATGCTTATGTAGAACTTGGGGGTCTTGGAGAAAGAGTGCTGG GGTTCTGCCACTTTTCCCTACCTGATGACCAGTTTCCTGAGGGCTTTCAATTTGATACTGATGAAGTGAACTTCCCAACTGAGAGCTTGTGTTTTGTTGGTCTCATGTCCATGATTGATCCTCCTCGTGCAGCTGTACCAGATGCTGTGGCTAAATGTCGGAGTGCTGGAATTAAG GTTATTATGGTTACTGGTGACCATCCAATCACAGCCAAGGCTATTGCAAAAGGTGTCGGCATCATCTCTGAGGGCAATGAGACTGTGGATGATATTGCAGCTCGTCTGAGAATCCCTGTTGGAGAGGTCAATCCAAG AGATGCTAAGGCCTGTGTGGTGCATGGTGGAGAACTGAAGACTATGACCTCAGAACAGCTGGATGAGGTCCTTAAAAACCATACAGAAATTGTGTTCGCCAGAACTTCTCCACAACAAAAGCTGATCATCGTGGAAGGTTGTCAGCGACAG GGTGCCATTGTAGCTGTAACCGGTGATGGCGTCAATGATTCTCCTGCTTTGAAGAAAGCTGACATTGGTGTGGCTATGGGTATCGCAGGATCTGACGTATCCAAACAGGCTGCTGACATGATCCTTCTGGATGACAACTTTGCCTCAATCGTCACTGGAGTAGAAGAGG GCCGTCTGATCTTTGACAACTTGAAGAAGTCTATTGCCTACACGCTGACCAGCAACATCCCTGAGATTTCACCCTTCCTTATGTTCATCATTGCTAATATTCCTTTGCCTTTGGGCACTGTCACCATTCTCTGTATTGACCTGGGAACTGACATG GTTCCTGCTATCTCACTGGCCTACGAAACTGCTGAAAGCGACATCATGAAGAGACAACCCAGAAATGCTGAAACAGATAGGCTGGTGAATGAGAGGCTCATCAGTATGAGCTATGGTCAAATTG GCATGATGCAAGCTGTCGGTGGGTTCTTTACCTATTTTGTAATTCTTGCTGAGAATGGATTCTTGCCCTGGGATCTGATAGGAATTCGAATTGGTTGGGAAGACAAATATCTAAATGACCTGGAAGACAGCTATGGCCAGCAGTGG ACCCATGAGAGCAGAAAGATTGTGGAGTACACATGCCACACAGCCTTCTTTAGCAGTATTGTAGTTGTGCAATGGACTGATGTGCTCATCTGCAAGACCAGGAGGCTTTCCATCTTTCAGCAGGGAATGAA gaATAGAATCCTCATCTTTGGTCTGTTTGAGGAGACTGCTCTGGCCGCGTTCTTATCCTACTGCCCAGGCATTGATGTTGCTGTCAAAATGTATCCACTAAA accATTGTGGTGGTTCTGTGCCTTCCCATATTCTTTGCTTATTTTCATCTATGACGAAGTTAGAAAATATCTCCTAAGGCAGAACCCAGGAG GCTGGGTGGAAAAAGAAACATACTACTAA
- the LOC141336330 gene encoding sodium/potassium-transporting ATPase subunit alpha-1-like isoform X1: protein MGLGTGNDKYKLAATSEDGVKKPKKGKRDKKDMEELKKEVELDDHKLTLEELSRKYGTDLTKGLTISRAKEILARDGPNSLTPPVTTPEWVKFCRQLFGGFQTLLWIGAFLCFFAYSIQAASGEEPANDNLYLGLVLAFVVTINGCFSYYQEAKSSKIMDSFKNLVPQKALVMRDGEKKIIDAEEVVAGDLVEVKGGDRIPADIRVVSAHGCKVDNSSLTGESEPQTRTPDLSSENPLETRNIAFFSTNCVDGTARGIVINTGDRTVMGRIATLASNLEGGKTPIAKEIEHFIHIITGVAVFLGVTFFILSLILGYSWLEAVIFLIGIIVANVPEGLLATVTVCLTLTAKRMAKKNCLVKNLEAVETLGSTSTICSDKTGTLTQNRMTVAHMWFDNHIHIADTTENQSGTSFDRSSATWSALARVAGLCNRAVFLSDQNHLPVLMRDTAGDASESALLKCIELCCGSVTEIREKYPKISEIPFNSTNKYQLSIHKNPNPSESKHLLVMKGAPERILDRCSTILIQGKEQPMDDEIKDAFQNAYVELGGLGERVLGFCHFSLPDDQFPEGFQFDTDEVNFPTESLCFVGLMSMIDPPRAAVPDAVAKCRSAGIKVIMVTGDHPITAKAIAKGVGIISEGNETVDDIAARLRIPVGEVNPRDAKACVVHGGELKTMTSEQLDEVLKNHTEIVFARTSPQQKLIIVEGCQRQGAIVAVTGDGVNDSPALKKADIGVAMGIAGSDVSKQAADMILLDDNFASIVTGVEEGRLIFDNLKKSIAYTLTSNIPEISPFLMFIIANIPLPLGTVTILCIDLGTDMVPAISLAYETAESDIMKRQPRNAETDRLVNERLISMSYGQIGMMQAVGGFFTYFVILAENGFLPWDLIGIRIGWEDKYLNDLEDSYGQQWTHESRKIVEYTCHTAFFSSIVVVQWTDVLICKTRRLSIFQQGMKNRILIFGLFEETALAAFLSYCPGIDVAVKMYPLKPLWWFCAFPYSLLIFIYDEVRKYLLRQNPGGWVEKETYY from the exons ATGGGGCTCGGG ACAGGGAATGATAAGTACAAATTGGCAGCAACATCAGAAGATGGAGTCAAAAAGCCCAAAAAAGGGAAAAGGGACAAAAAGGACATGGAGGAACTGAAGAAAGAAGTCGAACTG GATGACCACAAGTTGACCTTGGAAGAGCTTAGTCGGAAATATGGCACTGATCTGACCAAG GGTTTGACCATTTCCCGAGCAAAGGAAATCTTAGCCCGTGATGGACCAAATTCCTTGACTCCACCTGTTACGACTCCAGAATGGGTCAAGTTCTGCAGACAGCTGTTTGGGGGATTCCAGACACTGCTGTGGATTGGTGCATTTCTTTGCTTCTTTGCATATTCCATCCAGGCTGCCTCGGGAGAAGAACCAGCAAATGACAAT CTGTATCTAGGACTTGTGCTTGCTTTTGTTGTCACAATCAATGGATGCTTTTCATACTATCAAGAGGCCAAGAGCTCAAAGATTATGGATTCATTCAAGAACCTCGTTCCTCag AAAGCCCTGGTTATGCGTGATGGAGAGAAAAAGATCATAGATGCTGAGGAAGTAGTTGCAGGTGATCTTGTGGAGGTCAAAGGTGGAGACAGAATCCCAGCTGATATTCGTGTTGTTTCTGCACATGGATGCAAA GTGGACAACTCTTCCCTCACTGGTGAATCTGAGCCCCAAACTCGTACTCCTGACCTCTCCAGTGAAAACCCCTTGGAGACAAGAAACATTGCATTTTTTTCTACCAATTGTGTTGACG GTACAGCCAGAGGGATCGTCATCAACACCGGTGACCGCACTGTCATGGGTCGTATTGCCACTCTCGCCTCCAACCTGGAAGGTGGAAAAACGCCAATTGCTAAAGAGATCGAGCACTTTATCCACATCATCACTGGTGTAGCCGTATTCTTGGGTGTCACCTTCTTCATTCTTTCCCTGATTCTTGGCTACTCTTGGTTGGAAGCTGTCATCTTCCTGATTGGAATCATTGTCGCTAATGTACCTGAAGGTCTCCTTGCCACCGTTACT GTGTGTCTGACACTGACTGCCAAACGCATGGCAAAGAAAAACTGCTTGGTGAAGAATCTTGAAGCTGTGGAGACTCTTGGATCAACCTCCACTATCTGCTCTGACAAGACTGGAACTTTGACCCAGAACCGAATGACTGTCGCTCACATGTGGTTTGACAATCATATTCATATAGCAGACACCACAGAGAACCAGAGTGGAACCTCATTTGACAGGAGCTCGGCTACTTGGTCTGCTCTCGCACGTGTTGCTGGCCTTTGCAATCGGGCCGTCTTCCTGTCGGATCAGAACCATCTTCCGGTCCTTATG CGAGACACAGCTGGCGATGCCTCAGAGTCTGCCCTGTTGAAGTGTATTGAGCTGTGCTGTGgttcagtcactgaaataagagAGAAGTACCCAAAGATTTCTGAGATCCCTTTCAACTCCACCAACAAGTATCAG CTCTCAATCCACAAGAATCCCAATCCCTCGGAGTCTAAGCACCTGCTGGTGATGAAGGGAGCCCCTGAGAGAATCTTGGATCGATGCTCTACTATTTTGATTCAAGGAAAAGAGCAGCCTATGGACGATGAAATAAAAGATGCTTTTCAAAATGCTTATGTAGAACTTGGGGGTCTTGGAGAAAGAGTGCTGG GGTTCTGCCACTTTTCCCTACCTGATGACCAGTTTCCTGAGGGCTTTCAATTTGATACTGATGAAGTGAACTTCCCAACTGAGAGCTTGTGTTTTGTTGGTCTCATGTCCATGATTGATCCTCCTCGTGCAGCTGTACCAGATGCTGTGGCTAAATGTCGGAGTGCTGGAATTAAG GTTATTATGGTTACTGGTGACCATCCAATCACAGCCAAGGCTATTGCAAAAGGTGTCGGCATCATCTCTGAGGGCAATGAGACTGTGGATGATATTGCAGCTCGTCTGAGAATCCCTGTTGGAGAGGTCAATCCAAG AGATGCTAAGGCCTGTGTGGTGCATGGTGGAGAACTGAAGACTATGACCTCAGAACAGCTGGATGAGGTCCTTAAAAACCATACAGAAATTGTGTTCGCCAGAACTTCTCCACAACAAAAGCTGATCATCGTGGAAGGTTGTCAGCGACAG GGTGCCATTGTAGCTGTAACCGGTGATGGCGTCAATGATTCTCCTGCTTTGAAGAAAGCTGACATTGGTGTGGCTATGGGTATCGCAGGATCTGACGTATCCAAACAGGCTGCTGACATGATCCTTCTGGATGACAACTTTGCCTCAATCGTCACTGGAGTAGAAGAGG GCCGTCTGATCTTTGACAACTTGAAGAAGTCTATTGCCTACACGCTGACCAGCAACATCCCTGAGATTTCACCCTTCCTTATGTTCATCATTGCTAATATTCCTTTGCCTTTGGGCACTGTCACCATTCTCTGTATTGACCTGGGAACTGACATG GTTCCTGCTATCTCACTGGCCTACGAAACTGCTGAAAGCGACATCATGAAGAGACAACCCAGAAATGCTGAAACAGATAGGCTGGTGAATGAGAGGCTCATCAGTATGAGCTATGGTCAAATTG GCATGATGCAAGCTGTCGGTGGGTTCTTTACCTATTTTGTAATTCTTGCTGAGAATGGATTCTTGCCCTGGGATCTGATAGGAATTCGAATTGGTTGGGAAGACAAATATCTAAATGACCTGGAAGACAGCTATGGCCAGCAGTGG ACCCATGAGAGCAGAAAGATTGTGGAGTACACATGCCACACAGCCTTCTTTAGCAGTATTGTAGTTGTGCAATGGACTGATGTGCTCATCTGCAAGACCAGGAGGCTTTCCATCTTTCAGCAGGGAATGAA gaATAGAATCCTCATCTTTGGTCTGTTTGAGGAGACTGCTCTGGCCGCGTTCTTATCCTACTGCCCAGGCATTGATGTTGCTGTCAAAATGTATCCACTAAA accATTGTGGTGGTTCTGTGCCTTCCCATATTCTTTGCTTATTTTCATCTATGACGAAGTTAGAAAATATCTCCTAAGGCAGAACCCAGGAG GCTGGGTGGAAAAAGAAACATACTACTAA